The following nucleotide sequence is from Alkalihalobacillus sp. LMS39.
ACCACTTTAAGATGAGTGCCGAAGCTTGCTAAAAATTGAAATCCTACATGGTTTTGAGGGACAGAAATGGTTGCTAATAAAGAGCCAGAACTATGGTCTTCAATACTTCTTCGACCATATCTTTCGACGATTTGATCTCTTATGTTAGGCGATATACATGCCTTAATCGTGACGAGTTGCGGTAGATAACCTCCTCCGTGCTCTTGCTCTGACCAATCTTCTCTAGGATGAAACGCACGTTCTTCCATAGCAATCTGATCGATCCGAGATAATTTGAATGTACGATATCCTTGTCGATGTAAACAGAACCCTTTCAAGTACCAACTCGATTCGCTAAAATGCAGCTCATAGGGCTCAACCGTCCTACTCGTGACAGCCCCGTCTTTATCTGTATATTCAAACGAGACGACCCTTTTCTTTAAGATGGATTCTTGACATGCCTTTAAGGTTTCAAGAATCTCCGACCGCCCTTCCCAATCATAAAACGACATTTGAATGGAACGATTCAACGACAATGGACTGACCATTGCCTCTATTTTTTTTATCGTTCTTTCAACTTCTTCTGTAAGCAGGATTTGTTCCAATCCGCTGAGCGCAGTTATTATATTCTCTAAATCAGAGCTACTTAAAAGACGTTTATCAACTTTGTATTCATCCATAATGCGATAGCCGCCTTTGACCCCATTGACAGAGTAAATCGGGATGTTCGATATGCTCAATGTTTCCATGTCGCGAAGGATTGTCCTCTTGGAAACATTAAATAGTTGTGAGAATTCGCTTGCAGAAACAACCTCTTTTTTCAGCAATATCATGATAATCGAAATGAGTCTCTCTATTTTGTCCATAATTCCCCTCTTTTTCTACATGATTTCAGAAAGGTGACAATCAGATGTCACCTTTCTTCTATTATACTACATGTATTACAAGAAGGAGGTTATGCTTAATGTCTGCTATTGCATATTTAAATTTTGATGGGGTTGCCGAACAAGCGATTGAATTTTATTCAGAGGCTCTTCAGGCAATTGAAGTAAAAAAGGTTAATTATAAGGACATTCCTCAAGACCCAAGTTACCCACTACCCGAAAATGAATTGAATATGATTATGGAGTCTTCGGTTGAATTCGCAGATGGGAAAATCATGATGTCGGATTTACTGCCTTCCATGAAGAACGTAACAGGTGAGTTGGTG
It contains:
- a CDS encoding YafY family protein, giving the protein MDKIERLISIIMILLKKEVVSASEFSQLFNVSKRTILRDMETLSISNIPIYSVNGVKGGYRIMDEYKVDKRLLSSSDLENIITALSGLEQILLTEEVERTIKKIEAMVSPLSLNRSIQMSFYDWEGRSEILETLKACQESILKKRVVSFEYTDKDGAVTSRTVEPYELHFSESSWYLKGFCLHRQGYRTFKLSRIDQIAMEERAFHPREDWSEQEHGGGYLPQLVTIKACISPNIRDQIVERYGRRSIEDHSSGSLLATISVPQNHVGFQFLASFGTHLKVVEPKTYVEDFRNYLYQMMENYS
- a CDS encoding VOC family protein, producing the protein MSAIAYLNFDGVAEQAIEFYSEALQAIEVKKVNYKDIPQDPSYPLPENELNMIMESSVEFADGKIMMSDLLPSMKNVTGELVKGNNVWISIVNADKQKLERYFNKLSVDGHVIMPLSNTPWSSCFGMLVDRFGVCWKLNGDADVFLNQVISNRHGN